A genome region from Solirubrobacter pauli includes the following:
- a CDS encoding RNA polymerase sigma factor, with translation MAEVASLVHAAADGDRAAWDALVDRYNGLVWSVARSHRLSTVDASDVVQTTWLRLVEHLGRLQDPERVGAWLATTARRECLRTLRHSARMVAVEDPPEQVTEPQLDAALLVEERDRALWQAFGGLSERCQALLRLLVADPPPSYDEVSVALDMPVGSIGPTRQRCLDRLRGLAEGEGVTTSDTSGGS, from the coding sequence ATGGCTGAGGTGGCCTCCTTGGTGCACGCCGCAGCGGATGGCGACCGCGCCGCCTGGGACGCGCTGGTGGACCGTTACAACGGGCTCGTGTGGTCCGTCGCGCGGTCCCACCGGCTCTCGACGGTGGACGCCTCCGACGTGGTGCAGACGACCTGGCTCCGCCTGGTCGAGCACCTGGGCCGCCTGCAGGACCCTGAGCGCGTCGGCGCCTGGCTCGCCACGACGGCGCGCCGGGAGTGCCTGCGCACGTTGCGTCACTCCGCCCGGATGGTCGCGGTCGAGGACCCCCCGGAGCAGGTCACGGAGCCGCAGCTGGACGCCGCGTTGCTGGTGGAGGAGCGCGACCGCGCGCTGTGGCAGGCCTTCGGCGGGCTCTCCGAGCGCTGCCAGGCCCTGCTCCGGCTCCTGGTCGCGGACCCGCCGCCCAGCTACGACGAGGTGTCGGTCGCGCTGGACATGCCGGTCGGGAGCATCGGTCCGACCCGTCAGCGGTGCCTGGATCGGCTCCGCGGGCTGGCCGAGGGCGAGGGCGTCACCACGTCCGACACCTCCGGAGGGAGCTGA
- a CDS encoding sulfurtransferase TusA family protein, translated as MEVLLDARGLRCPVPLLRARAALRDVGPADVLVVLATDREAPIDLGALAADAGRACAVTSAGGVWRIELLAEQ; from the coding sequence GTGGAGGTACTACTCGACGCTCGAGGCTTGCGGTGCCCGGTGCCACTCTTGCGGGCACGGGCCGCGCTGCGCGACGTGGGCCCCGCCGACGTGCTCGTGGTGCTCGCGACCGATCGCGAGGCGCCGATCGACCTCGGCGCGTTGGCGGCCGACGCCGGGCGCGCGTGCGCGGTGACGTCGGCCGGCGGCGTGTGGCGGATCGAGCTGCTAGCCGAGCAGTGA
- the lepB gene encoding signal peptidase I, translating into MKSKPLRSTVELVLTVAVALFFALTIQAFAVKPYRIPSESMVPTLEMGQRILVNRFSHKIGGDPSLGDVTVFTPPNGTDEQQCGNPGEGPFYSDGAASRQSCSKPTSKKSDTTFVKRVVGMPGDTIAVVNGHVVRNGKRVSEPFASECADPSCNLNPIKVPAGHYFMMGDNRGNSEDSRFWGPVPRDWVIGKAVVTYWPPKEMGGV; encoded by the coding sequence GTGAAGTCGAAACCGCTCCGCTCGACGGTTGAACTCGTCCTGACCGTCGCCGTGGCGCTGTTCTTCGCCCTGACGATCCAGGCCTTCGCCGTCAAGCCGTACCGCATTCCGTCCGAGTCGATGGTGCCGACGCTCGAGATGGGCCAACGCATCCTCGTCAACCGGTTCTCGCACAAGATCGGCGGCGACCCGAGCCTCGGGGACGTGACCGTCTTCACCCCGCCGAACGGGACGGACGAGCAGCAGTGCGGGAATCCGGGCGAGGGCCCGTTCTACAGCGACGGCGCCGCGTCCCGGCAGTCGTGCTCGAAGCCCACGAGCAAGAAGTCCGACACGACGTTCGTCAAGCGCGTCGTCGGCATGCCCGGGGACACGATCGCGGTCGTCAACGGCCACGTGGTCCGCAACGGCAAGCGCGTGAGCGAGCCGTTCGCGTCCGAGTGCGCCGATCCCTCCTGCAACCTGAACCCGATCAAGGTCCCGGCCGGGCACTACTTCATGATGGGCGACAACCGCGGCAACTCCGAAGACAGCCGCTTCTGGGGGCCGGTCCCGCGCGACTGGGTGATCGGCAAGGCGGTCGTCACCTACTGGCCGCCCAAGGAGATGGGCGGGGTATAG
- a CDS encoding CHAT domain-containing protein: MLAVAEEAVRLASADARAARRAAAAVVAETADVEARSVAERALGLAALELGDPTGAVAHLQRARALAVTGDLKTRIGEADMSLALALTLLGDTAQALACLDRAEPVLDGHLRARAQGQRALVLQKLGRLDEALAGYRRPLRAHRAAGDTLWEARLLCNRGVLQIYRGALAAAEADLARAERLHESIGQALAATQVRHNRGWLAARSGDVPRALKWYDRVEAEYRDHGVPLALLLMDRCEVLLSARLAAEAKANADAAATELAAAGFAADLAEAHLLAAHAELLVGDTTAAREHATRADQAFTRQRRPGWAALARAATAEAAWLEATRANASGAASGGAGGATGAGGPASAGAAGPASAGVAGPASAGVGDTDPGDAAPVDAGRRERLEGALVAAQRAVRALERVGWDVEALDARLIAGRAALALGRERLARRYLGLAAARRDRGPVQVRTRAAHAAALLRLAQGDRRGASAAVAAGLRALEAHQMALGATELRAHASGHGEALATLGLRLAVESGSAQRVLVAAERRRAAGLLRRPARPPDDAALAHELQELRRTTSALEAGLRDGQPEAELRRRQASLERSVRRRALQARWESGDVFAPKLGGVDPVPSIGELSVALGERDLVEFVALDDELLSVTVADGRATLRRLASATEVAKEVASLRFALRRLATAPPGSRTAQGMADVAATVAARLDALLGLADAGGERPLVIVPTGDLHALPWAMVPSLERRALTVCPSVRLWYRAALVPAPRAPRHVLVAGPRLPAATEEVEALARRHPEATTLTHARATVGNVTDALSTANTAHIAAHGRFRDDNPQFCSLELADGNVTVYDLERVPRLPQRIVLASCESGLSAVHAGDELMGFTAAVLTLGTSTVIAAVVPVPDAATKGLMLRLDEALQAGEEPAQALVNARAEGVLMSAGGASFVCFGAG, encoded by the coding sequence GTGCTCGCGGTCGCCGAGGAGGCGGTGCGACTGGCGTCCGCCGACGCGCGGGCGGCGCGCCGGGCGGCCGCCGCGGTGGTGGCGGAGACCGCCGACGTCGAGGCGCGGTCGGTGGCGGAGCGGGCGCTCGGGCTCGCCGCGCTCGAGCTGGGCGACCCCACCGGCGCAGTGGCCCACCTGCAGCGCGCGCGGGCACTCGCGGTCACCGGCGACCTCAAGACGCGGATCGGCGAGGCCGACATGTCCCTGGCGCTCGCGCTGACGCTGCTCGGCGACACGGCGCAGGCGCTCGCGTGCCTGGACCGCGCGGAACCCGTGCTCGACGGCCACCTGCGCGCGCGGGCGCAAGGCCAGCGCGCCTTGGTCCTGCAGAAGCTCGGCCGGCTCGACGAGGCGTTGGCGGGCTACCGGCGGCCGTTGCGCGCGCACCGCGCGGCCGGCGACACGCTGTGGGAGGCGCGGCTCCTGTGCAACCGCGGCGTGCTGCAGATCTACCGCGGCGCGCTGGCCGCCGCCGAGGCCGACCTGGCGCGTGCCGAGCGGCTGCACGAGTCGATCGGCCAGGCGCTCGCCGCCACGCAGGTCCGCCACAACCGCGGCTGGCTCGCCGCTCGCAGCGGCGACGTCCCGCGCGCGCTCAAGTGGTACGACCGCGTCGAAGCCGAGTACCGCGACCATGGCGTCCCGCTCGCGCTCCTGCTCATGGACCGCTGCGAGGTGCTGCTCTCCGCCCGCCTCGCGGCCGAGGCCAAGGCGAACGCCGACGCCGCCGCGACCGAGCTCGCCGCCGCGGGCTTCGCCGCCGACCTCGCCGAGGCCCACCTCCTCGCCGCCCACGCGGAGCTGCTCGTGGGCGACACGACCGCCGCCCGCGAGCACGCCACCCGCGCCGATCAGGCGTTCACCCGCCAGCGCCGCCCGGGCTGGGCCGCGCTGGCAAGAGCCGCGACGGCGGAGGCCGCGTGGCTGGAGGCAACCCGCGCGAACGCGAGCGGCGCGGCCAGCGGCGGCGCGGGAGGCGCGACGGGCGCCGGCGGCCCGGCCAGCGCAGGCGCGGCCGGCCCGGCCAGCGCGGGTGTGGCCGGCCCGGCCAGCGCGGGTGTGGGCGACACGGACCCGGGCGACGCCGCGCCGGTCGACGCGGGCCGGCGCGAGCGGCTCGAGGGCGCGCTCGTCGCGGCGCAACGGGCCGTGCGTGCGCTCGAGCGGGTCGGGTGGGACGTGGAGGCGCTCGATGCGCGGCTCATCGCCGGGCGGGCCGCGCTCGCGCTCGGGCGGGAGCGGCTGGCGCGGAGGTACCTGGGGCTCGCCGCGGCGCGACGGGACCGCGGGCCGGTGCAGGTGCGGACGCGCGCGGCGCACGCCGCGGCGTTGTTGCGGCTCGCGCAAGGGGACCGGCGCGGCGCGAGCGCGGCGGTCGCGGCCGGGCTGCGCGCGCTCGAGGCGCACCAGATGGCGCTGGGTGCGACCGAGCTGCGGGCCCACGCGTCCGGGCACGGGGAAGCGCTCGCGACGCTCGGGCTGCGGCTCGCGGTGGAGTCCGGGTCGGCGCAGCGGGTGCTCGTCGCCGCCGAGCGCCGGCGCGCGGCCGGGCTGCTGCGACGGCCCGCGCGGCCGCCGGACGACGCCGCGCTCGCGCACGAGCTGCAGGAGCTGCGGCGGACGACCTCCGCGCTCGAGGCGGGCCTGCGCGACGGGCAGCCCGAGGCCGAGTTGCGACGGCGGCAGGCGTCGCTCGAGCGGTCGGTGCGGCGGCGCGCGCTGCAGGCCCGCTGGGAGAGCGGCGACGTGTTCGCGCCCAAGCTCGGCGGGGTCGACCCGGTGCCGTCGATCGGGGAGCTGTCCGTCGCGCTCGGCGAGCGCGACCTCGTCGAGTTCGTGGCGCTCGACGACGAGCTGCTCAGCGTGACGGTCGCGGACGGCCGGGCCACGCTGCGACGGCTCGCCTCCGCGACCGAGGTGGCGAAGGAGGTCGCGAGCCTGCGCTTCGCCCTGCGCCGCCTCGCCACCGCACCGCCCGGCAGCCGCACCGCGCAGGGCATGGCCGACGTCGCCGCAACCGTCGCGGCGAGGCTCGACGCGCTGCTCGGCCTCGCCGACGCCGGCGGCGAGCGGCCACTCGTGATCGTCCCCACCGGGGACCTGCACGCGCTGCCGTGGGCGATGGTGCCGAGCCTCGAGCGGCGCGCGTTGACGGTCTGCCCCTCCGTGCGGCTCTGGTACCGGGCGGCGCTCGTGCCGGCGCCGCGCGCGCCGCGTCACGTGCTGGTCGCCGGTCCGCGGCTGCCGGCCGCGACCGAGGAGGTCGAGGCGCTCGCGCGCCGGCATCCCGAGGCGACCACGCTCACGCACGCGCGGGCGACGGTCGGCAACGTCACCGACGCCCTCAGCACGGCGAACACCGCCCACATCGCCGCGCACGGGCGGTTCCGCGACGACAACCCGCAGTTCTGCAGCCTCGAGCTCGCGGACGGGAACGTGACGGTGTACGACCTCGAGCGCGTGCCGCGCCTGCCGCAGCGGATCGTGCTGGCCTCGTGCGAGTCGGGGCTGTCGGCCGTGCATGCGGGGGACGAGCTGATGGGGTTCACCGCGGCGGTGCTCACGCTCGGCACGAGCACGGTGATCGCGGCGGTCGTGCCCGTCCCGGACGCGGCGACGAAGGGCCTGATGCTGCGGCTGGACGAGGCGCTCCAGGCGGGTGAGGAGCCGGCGCAAGCGCTCGTGAACGCTCGCGCTGAGGGCGTTCTCATGAGCGCCGGCGGAGCGTCGTTCGTCTGCTTCGGCGCGGGCTGA
- a CDS encoding winged helix-turn-helix domain-containing protein — translation MAEAETHPAQGSGELDESLLRAISHPLRHRLLGMLDGRTASPNQLARELDLPLGRVSYHIRLLNDLGAIELVRTEPRRGALEHFYRAVTTVWFSEADWQKLPRSARRGILGQNLQHIFGSVTAAADAGGFDSPSSVVLRAPLELDEQGATEIAELLRETVERAREINARASERRSNGNGSSKVPMELAILHYEHQE, via the coding sequence ATGGCCGAAGCTGAAACGCACCCGGCGCAGGGCTCGGGTGAGCTGGACGAATCGCTGCTCAGGGCGATCTCCCATCCGCTCAGACATCGTTTGCTGGGAATGCTCGACGGGCGGACCGCCAGCCCGAACCAATTGGCGCGTGAGCTCGACCTGCCGTTGGGGCGGGTCAGCTACCACATCCGCCTGCTGAACGACCTCGGAGCGATCGAGCTGGTGCGCACCGAGCCGCGACGCGGCGCGCTCGAGCACTTCTACCGAGCCGTCACCACGGTCTGGTTCAGCGAAGCCGACTGGCAGAAGCTGCCGCGTTCTGCACGCCGGGGGATCCTGGGGCAGAACCTCCAGCACATCTTCGGGAGCGTCACCGCGGCCGCGGACGCCGGCGGGTTCGACAGCCCGTCCAGCGTCGTCCTGCGGGCGCCGCTGGAGCTCGACGAGCAGGGTGCCACCGAGATCGCGGAGCTGCTGCGCGAGACCGTCGAGCGGGCGCGGGAGATCAACGCGCGCGCGTCCGAGCGGCGCTCGAACGGCAACGGCTCGTCCAAGGTCCCGATGGAGCTGGCGATCCTGCACTACGAGCACCAGGAATAA
- a CDS encoding quinone oxidoreductase family protein encodes MRAIVIEEKGGPEVLQLRDEPEPVAGDDQLLVQVEAVGVNYRDVYEREGRGAAYGRAKVPLIVGAEGAGTVLRGAGDVAEGDRVAWVAAPASYAERVAVPVGAAIPVPDGVTSEQAAAVLLQGMTAHYLAYSTYAVQAGDLVVVHAAAGGVGLLLVQMVKALGGHVLATTSSEEKAALARAAGADETLRYEDVRERALALGGAHVVYDAVGATTWEDSLASLRARGFMVLYGMSSGPAPEFDPQELQAKSLYVTRPGLPQYTATREELLERAGAVLGWVADGSLDVRIGERYPLEDARRAHEDLEARRSTGKLLLVP; translated from the coding sequence ATGCGCGCGATCGTGATCGAGGAGAAGGGCGGCCCCGAGGTCCTGCAGCTGCGGGACGAGCCGGAGCCGGTGGCGGGCGACGACCAGCTGCTGGTGCAGGTCGAGGCCGTCGGCGTCAACTACCGCGACGTCTACGAGCGCGAAGGGCGAGGGGCCGCGTACGGGCGCGCGAAGGTGCCGCTGATCGTCGGCGCGGAGGGCGCGGGCACGGTGCTGCGCGGTGCCGGCGACGTCGCCGAGGGCGACCGCGTCGCGTGGGTGGCGGCGCCCGCGTCGTACGCCGAGCGCGTCGCGGTGCCGGTCGGCGCGGCGATCCCGGTGCCGGACGGCGTCACGTCCGAGCAGGCCGCGGCAGTGCTGCTGCAGGGCATGACCGCGCACTACCTCGCGTACTCGACCTACGCGGTGCAGGCCGGCGACCTCGTCGTGGTCCACGCGGCCGCGGGCGGCGTCGGGCTGCTGCTCGTGCAGATGGTCAAGGCGCTGGGCGGGCACGTGCTGGCGACGACGTCCTCGGAGGAGAAGGCCGCGCTCGCGCGCGCGGCGGGCGCGGACGAGACGCTGCGCTACGAGGACGTGCGCGAGCGGGCGCTCGCGCTCGGCGGGGCGCACGTGGTCTACGACGCGGTCGGCGCGACCACGTGGGAGGACTCGCTCGCGTCGCTGCGCGCGCGGGGCTTCATGGTCCTGTACGGGATGTCGAGCGGACCGGCGCCGGAGTTCGACCCACAGGAGCTGCAGGCGAAGTCGCTGTACGTGACGCGTCCCGGGCTCCCGCAGTACACCGCGACGCGCGAGGAGCTGCTCGAGCGGGCGGGCGCGGTGCTCGGCTGGGTGGCCGACGGGTCGCTCGACGTGCGGATCGGCGAGCGCTACCCGCTCGAGGACGCGCGGCGCGCGCACGAGGACCTGGAAGCGCGTCGGTCGACCGGGAAGCTGCTGTTGGTGCCCTGA
- a CDS encoding ankyrin repeat domain-containing protein codes for MDPQAAIASGRLPWLLREQPELAAAKDANGVSILLLARYHRNAEATAALIAAGAPITPLEAAALGETALLEGADLSVRSGDGFTPLHLAAFFAGPETVRAILAAGAPADADAVNRFKGRPIHGAAAAGDIESVAALLEAGANPNVQQEGGYTPLHTAAHTNSRELVELLLRHGANPALADDEGVMPRDMATDEDVRALFNP; via the coding sequence ATGGATCCGCAAGCGGCCATCGCGTCCGGTCGTCTCCCGTGGCTGCTCCGCGAGCAGCCCGAGCTGGCGGCGGCGAAGGACGCCAACGGCGTCTCGATCCTGCTGCTCGCCCGCTATCACCGCAACGCGGAGGCGACCGCCGCGCTGATCGCCGCCGGCGCGCCCATCACGCCGCTGGAAGCGGCCGCGCTCGGCGAGACGGCGCTGTTGGAGGGCGCGGACCTGTCCGTCCGCAGCGGCGACGGCTTCACGCCGCTGCACCTGGCGGCGTTCTTCGCCGGCCCGGAGACGGTCAGGGCCATCCTCGCCGCCGGCGCCCCGGCCGACGCCGACGCGGTCAACCGCTTCAAGGGCCGCCCGATCCACGGCGCCGCCGCGGCGGGCGACATCGAGTCCGTCGCGGCGCTGCTGGAGGCGGGCGCCAATCCCAACGTCCAGCAGGAGGGCGGCTACACGCCGCTGCACACCGCCGCGCACACCAACTCGCGCGAGCTGGTCGAGCTGCTGCTGCGCCACGGCGCGAACCCCGCGCTCGCCGACGACGAGGGCGTCATGCCACGGGACATGGCGACGGACGAGGACGTCCGCGCGCTGTTCAACCCGTGA
- a CDS encoding MFS transporter codes for MAGTRRALVAIAAALALADASIVALALPPILVEFDTTITGAAAIVGVYALVLAACIWPARALRPGPAGLLLFAAASIGCAVAPNLWVMLGFRALQAAGAAAALLTAFHVLEAGDSRAGRRWWLGAALIGTAAGPAIGGVLTEAFDWRAIFVVQVPLALAAAWACRATPTPAGREKPAGAARSREWPAAPAVAGPVSWPNLAALAFTAAAFTAVLFLLVIELVAGFAISPLRAALGVSVLPLAALAAAALPGSVDIRALGGALLLAGGAAALAFLPAASVAWTLVPQILAGAGMGLALPALSPERDLEEAARTLVARHVGIVLVLAILAPIATAQLTRATDEAILKGASLVLDAQIDPLKKLQLAPALLDDIDTDAPRETLDQAVDAQRGGFADSADVYDRLGQRLDDVVVAAVLEAFRVAYLIAAALALLAALIYVRLFRRPAILLAAAVAVGAAVVYATEARSDRTPSVTLADPCDPREVPGASGLSGEIQARVLAQLNEAACKVGVSREELALAIFDEGRAADFEREHGVDPRSTINLLSLLG; via the coding sequence ATGGCCGGAACCCGACGCGCGCTCGTCGCGATCGCCGCTGCACTCGCGCTGGCCGACGCGTCGATCGTCGCGCTCGCGCTTCCGCCGATCCTGGTCGAGTTCGACACGACGATCACCGGCGCGGCCGCGATCGTCGGCGTCTACGCGCTCGTCCTCGCCGCCTGCATCTGGCCGGCCCGCGCCCTGCGCCCGGGCCCGGCCGGGCTGCTGCTGTTCGCGGCCGCCTCGATCGGCTGCGCCGTCGCCCCGAACCTGTGGGTGATGCTGGGCTTCCGCGCGCTGCAGGCCGCCGGCGCGGCCGCGGCGCTGCTGACCGCCTTCCACGTCCTCGAGGCCGGCGACTCGCGCGCGGGCCGACGCTGGTGGCTCGGCGCCGCCCTGATCGGCACGGCCGCGGGCCCGGCGATCGGCGGCGTGCTCACCGAGGCCTTCGACTGGCGGGCGATCTTCGTCGTGCAGGTCCCGCTGGCCCTGGCCGCCGCCTGGGCGTGCCGGGCGACGCCCACGCCGGCCGGGCGGGAGAAGCCCGCCGGGGCGGCGAGGTCGCGCGAGTGGCCGGCCGCCCCCGCCGTCGCCGGGCCGGTCTCGTGGCCGAACCTCGCCGCGCTCGCGTTCACCGCCGCCGCGTTCACGGCCGTGCTCTTCCTGCTCGTGATCGAGCTCGTGGCGGGCTTCGCGATCTCGCCGCTGCGGGCTGCGCTCGGCGTCTCGGTGCTGCCGCTCGCCGCGCTCGCCGCCGCCGCGCTGCCCGGCTCGGTGGACATCCGCGCGCTGGGCGGCGCGCTGCTGCTCGCGGGTGGCGCCGCCGCGCTCGCGTTCCTGCCGGCGGCGAGCGTCGCGTGGACGCTCGTGCCGCAGATCCTCGCGGGCGCGGGGATGGGCCTCGCGCTGCCCGCGCTCAGCCCCGAGCGTGATCTGGAGGAGGCCGCGCGGACGCTGGTCGCGCGCCACGTCGGCATCGTGCTCGTGCTCGCCATCCTCGCGCCGATCGCCACCGCGCAGCTCACCCGCGCCACCGACGAGGCGATCCTCAAGGGCGCGTCGCTCGTGCTGGACGCGCAGATCGACCCGCTCAAGAAGCTGCAGCTCGCGCCGGCCCTGCTCGACGACATCGACACGGACGCGCCGCGCGAGACGCTCGACCAGGCCGTGGACGCCCAGCGCGGCGGCTTCGCCGACAGCGCGGACGTCTACGACCGGCTCGGGCAGCGGCTGGACGACGTGGTGGTCGCGGCGGTGCTGGAGGCGTTCCGGGTCGCGTACCTGATCGCCGCCGCCCTCGCGCTGCTCGCCGCGCTGATCTACGTGCGCCTCTTCCGTCGCCCGGCGATCCTGCTCGCGGCGGCGGTCGCGGTCGGCGCGGCGGTCGTCTACGCCACCGAAGCGCGCTCGGACCGCACGCCGTCGGTCACGCTCGCCGACCCGTGCGACCCGCGGGAGGTGCCCGGCGCGAGCGGCCTGTCCGGCGAGATCCAGGCGCGGGTGCTGGCGCAGCTCAACGAGGCGGCGTGCAAGGTCGGCGTCTCCCGCGAGGAGCTCGCCCTCGCCATCTTCGACGAGGGCCGCGCCGCGGACTTCGAGCGCGAGCACGGCGTCGACCCACGCAGCACCATCAACCTGCTGTCACTGCTCGGCTAG
- a CDS encoding Na+/H+ antiporter has protein sequence MAQVELFVFLLFAVVVLAGLGLRSGVPYPVVLVVGGLVIGLVPGLPSPEVDPDIILFVFLPPLLYAAAIGVSTSELKANAKPIGLLAVGLVLVTIAAVAAVANVVLGIPWAAGFVLGAVLGPTDPVSAAAVLDRLGVTGRAKTILKGESLVNDASGLTAYRLAVAAVGASAGSVFEITGKFVGVALGGIAIGLVVGWVFAHLRRIVTDPSLDVALSLLTPFVAYVPAEEVHVSGVLATVTAGLFIGARSLDIIEPSTRLRTLAFWESTAFLLDGLLFVLIGLQVPTIIERIEDADFVTLGLYALLITAVVMGVRALWMLVIPTFLHSDTTKAERIVIAWSGMRGGVSLAVALAIPVDDFPNRDLVIFVAYATIVLTLVLPGLTLSALVKRLGLQQSEEHKRQDAEARLKLTQAALDRLDELEDDAPDHVVQRLRDRYGSRLERLEARVEGNHDEDGQTDVARAGKLMAEMIEAEREVLRGMRRDQEYPTDVLREMERELDLDDSRLRARIRL, from the coding sequence GTGGCCCAAGTCGAGCTGTTCGTCTTCCTGTTGTTCGCCGTCGTCGTGCTGGCGGGGCTCGGCCTGCGCTCGGGCGTCCCGTACCCGGTGGTGCTCGTGGTCGGCGGTCTCGTCATCGGGCTCGTCCCGGGCCTGCCGTCGCCGGAGGTGGACCCGGACATCATCCTGTTCGTCTTCCTGCCGCCGCTGCTGTACGCGGCCGCGATCGGGGTCTCGACCTCCGAGCTGAAGGCGAACGCCAAGCCGATCGGCCTGCTCGCCGTCGGCCTGGTGCTGGTGACGATCGCCGCGGTGGCCGCGGTCGCCAACGTGGTGCTCGGCATCCCGTGGGCCGCGGGCTTCGTGCTCGGCGCGGTGCTCGGCCCGACCGATCCGGTGTCGGCCGCCGCCGTCCTCGACCGGCTCGGGGTGACCGGCCGCGCCAAGACGATCCTCAAGGGCGAGTCGCTGGTCAACGACGCGAGCGGCCTGACGGCCTACCGGCTCGCGGTCGCCGCCGTGGGGGCCAGCGCCGGCTCGGTCTTCGAGATCACCGGCAAGTTCGTCGGGGTCGCGCTGGGCGGCATCGCGATCGGGCTCGTGGTCGGCTGGGTCTTCGCCCACCTGCGCCGGATCGTCACCGACCCGTCGCTCGACGTCGCGCTGAGCCTGCTGACCCCGTTCGTCGCCTACGTCCCGGCCGAGGAGGTGCACGTCTCGGGCGTGCTGGCGACGGTCACCGCCGGCCTGTTCATCGGCGCCCGCTCGCTGGACATCATCGAGCCGTCCACGCGCCTGCGCACGCTCGCCTTCTGGGAGTCGACGGCGTTCCTGCTCGACGGCCTGCTGTTCGTGCTGATCGGCCTGCAGGTGCCGACGATCATCGAGCGCATCGAGGACGCCGACTTCGTCACGCTCGGCCTCTACGCGCTGCTGATCACGGCCGTGGTGATGGGCGTGCGCGCGCTGTGGATGCTCGTCATCCCGACGTTCCTGCACTCGGACACCACGAAGGCGGAGCGGATCGTGATCGCGTGGAGCGGCATGCGCGGCGGCGTCTCCCTGGCGGTCGCGCTCGCGATCCCGGTCGACGACTTCCCGAACCGCGACCTCGTCATCTTCGTCGCCTACGCGACGATCGTCCTGACGCTCGTGCTGCCCGGCCTGACGCTGTCGGCGCTCGTCAAGCGGCTCGGCCTCCAGCAGAGCGAGGAGCACAAGCGCCAGGACGCCGAGGCGCGCCTGAAGCTCACGCAGGCGGCGCTCGACCGCCTCGACGAGCTCGAGGATGACGCGCCCGACCACGTGGTGCAGCGCCTGCGCGACCGCTACGGCTCGCGCCTCGAGCGGCTGGAGGCGCGCGTCGAGGGCAACCACGACGAGGACGGCCAGACCGACGTCGCCCGCGCGGGCAAGCTGATGGCGGAGATGATCGAGGCCGAGCGCGAGGTGCTGCGCGGGATGCGGCGGGATCAGGAGTACCCGACGGACGTCCTGCGTGAGATGGAACGCGAGCTCGACCTCGACGACTCACGTCTGCGTGCCAGGATTCGGCTCTGA
- a CDS encoding HAD family hydrolase, with translation MIFDCDGTLVDSEPLSGEAWRRTLAPYGYAVTDADLEACLGTTYKRTHAYMSQRVEIPPPETLKVDLHATLFGLYETQLKPFPDALQALAELRERGVPVAVASSSVRERLDRTLASVGLEFDITIAGDEVEHGKPSPDMFLRAAERLEIAPKRCVVVEDSAPGVAAGRAAGMPTLAVCRVPGTEASLAVADRVVNIISAAGILALGAL, from the coding sequence GTGATCTTCGACTGCGACGGAACGCTGGTGGATTCGGAGCCGCTCTCGGGAGAGGCGTGGCGTCGCACGCTCGCGCCCTACGGCTACGCCGTCACCGACGCAGACCTCGAGGCGTGCCTCGGGACGACCTACAAGCGGACCCACGCGTACATGTCGCAGCGCGTGGAGATCCCGCCCCCAGAGACCCTCAAGGTCGACCTGCACGCGACGTTGTTCGGGCTCTATGAGACGCAGCTGAAGCCGTTCCCGGACGCGCTGCAGGCGCTCGCGGAGCTGCGCGAACGCGGAGTGCCGGTGGCGGTGGCTTCCTCGTCGGTGCGTGAGCGGCTCGACCGGACGCTCGCGAGCGTCGGACTCGAGTTCGACATCACGATCGCCGGCGACGAGGTCGAGCACGGCAAGCCTTCGCCGGACATGTTTCTGCGCGCCGCGGAGCGGCTAGAAATCGCTCCGAAACGATGCGTCGTCGTCGAGGATTCGGCTCCCGGAGTGGCCGCGGGTCGCGCGGCCGGGATGCCCACGCTGGCGGTCTGCAGAGTGCCCGGGACGGAGGCGTCCCTGGCGGTAGCGGACCGCGTCGTCAACATAATTAGCGCGGCTGGAATACTTGCGCTGGGGGCGCTTTAG